One window of the Candidatus Hydrogenedentota bacterium genome contains the following:
- a CDS encoding DUF1080 domain-containing protein: protein SEGWRVSDFAAPGKVRVEGDVLYLEKGNDLTGVTWRGPLIRKDYEITLEAMRVDGSDFFCGLTFPVGEEPCSLILGGWGGSLVGLSSIDYEDAANNTTTRIIDFENDRWYQVRVRVYGEKIEAWLDEEKLVDLVATGHKIGIRWEVEPSVPFGIATWRTTGAIRNVQMKGLTIQPFDYEVKQ, encoded by the coding sequence GAGCGAAGGGTGGCGTGTTTCGGACTTCGCCGCGCCGGGCAAGGTCCGCGTCGAGGGCGACGTGCTGTATCTGGAGAAGGGCAACGACCTGACAGGCGTGACGTGGCGCGGCCCGCTCATCCGCAAGGACTACGAGATCACGCTGGAAGCGATGCGCGTGGACGGCAGCGACTTCTTCTGCGGCTTGACCTTCCCGGTGGGCGAGGAGCCCTGCTCGCTGATTCTCGGCGGCTGGGGCGGGTCGCTGGTGGGTCTCTCGAGCATCGACTACGAGGATGCCGCGAACAATACCACGACGCGCATCATCGACTTCGAGAACGACCGTTGGTATCAGGTGCGTGTCCGCGTCTATGGCGAGAAGATAGAAGCCTGGCTCGACGAGGAGAAGCTCGTGGACCTTGTCGCCACGGGTCACAAGATCGGTATTCGCTGGGAAGTCGAACCGTCGGTTCCTTTCGGCATCGCGACGTGGCGCACCACGGGCGCGATACGCAACGTGCAGATGAAAGGACTCACGATACAGCCCTTCGATTACGAAGTGAAGCAGTAG
- a CDS encoding peptide chain release factor-like protein, producing MPIPEDELDFTFFRSRGPGGQKKNVTDSAVRLRHLPTGITVVAQRGRSQYQNKRLALMELERRLAAMRRKRKPRKPTQPTLASRERRIAEKKLTARRKETRRSPEDD from the coding sequence ATGCCTATTCCCGAAGACGAACTGGATTTCACGTTCTTCCGCAGCCGCGGCCCCGGCGGCCAGAAGAAGAATGTCACGGATTCGGCCGTGCGCCTGCGCCACCTGCCCACGGGGATTACCGTCGTGGCGCAACGCGGCCGGTCGCAGTATCAGAACAAGCGTCTGGCGCTCATGGAATTGGAGCGGCGCCTCGCCGCTATGCGCCGGAAACGGAAACCGCGCAAGCCGACGCAGCCCACGCTCGCGTCGCGTGAGCGGCGGATCGCCGAGAAGAAACTCACGGCGCGCAGGAAGGAAACGCGGCGTTCGCCGGAAGACGACTGA
- a CDS encoding sulfatase has translation MGTWKAHTPAVIHRRDFLRASLAGALSAALTTRGRAQQQNDSCPNIVVILMDTARKDHLSCYGYTRETTPFLRRLADESRVYTNAYSTSCWTVPAHGSLFTGLYAASHAATWEHYRLDEHLTTVAQVLRSIDYRTIGICENPALRANLGFAKGFDSYSIPRLLPRSADSNALREFDAAVRVEDTRPFFIFVNLVGPHDPYNSAGQFANCFLTDPAYKDAVYIDFLDVLVKGRPLGEPWLTHLVEHYDAELRYTDYLVMKMVEVLRAYRKWDNTAFIVVADHGENLGDHGMLNHQFCLYESVVRVPLLVHFPELFPAGSQDTNFVQLTDLFPTVLRLADLDPARYPNQGRSLLPGETLPQRPVICEYYEHARFRAVKTADRRWRNPRVRRFKRRLTSIRFEGMKLIRGSDGRQELFDLENDPEETRDLSGMPTFAAVKDDLAYRMQQFLKQCRTAQPPPTEKSVPLDEEAEDALKALGYL, from the coding sequence TTGGGTACTTGGAAGGCGCATACCCCCGCGGTAATTCATCGCCGCGATTTCCTGCGCGCATCCCTGGCCGGCGCCCTGAGCGCCGCCCTCACCACGCGCGGCAGGGCACAACAGCAAAACGATTCGTGCCCGAATATCGTGGTCATCCTCATGGACACGGCGCGCAAAGACCATCTGTCCTGTTACGGCTACACGCGGGAGACGACACCGTTTCTGCGCAGGCTGGCGGACGAATCGCGGGTGTACACGAACGCGTACTCGACCAGCTGCTGGACCGTGCCCGCGCACGGTTCCCTTTTTACCGGGCTGTACGCGGCCTCGCACGCGGCCACATGGGAACACTACCGGCTCGACGAGCACCTCACGACGGTGGCGCAGGTATTGCGAAGCATCGACTATCGCACGATCGGCATCTGCGAAAATCCCGCGCTGCGAGCCAATCTCGGTTTTGCAAAGGGGTTCGATTCCTATTCGATACCGCGGCTGCTGCCGCGCTCCGCCGACAGCAACGCACTGCGCGAATTCGATGCGGCCGTTCGCGTCGAAGACACGCGCCCGTTCTTCATTTTCGTGAACCTCGTCGGGCCGCACGATCCGTACAACTCGGCCGGTCAGTTTGCGAACTGTTTCCTGACCGACCCTGCCTACAAGGACGCGGTCTACATCGATTTTCTGGATGTGCTGGTCAAGGGGCGACCGCTCGGGGAGCCGTGGCTCACCCACCTTGTCGAGCACTACGATGCGGAACTGCGGTATACGGACTATCTCGTGATGAAGATGGTGGAGGTGCTGCGGGCTTACCGCAAGTGGGACAACACGGCGTTTATCGTGGTCGCCGACCACGGCGAGAACCTCGGCGACCACGGCATGCTGAACCACCAGTTCTGCCTCTACGAATCCGTCGTGCGCGTGCCGCTCCTGGTCCACTTCCCGGAACTGTTTCCGGCCGGTTCGCAGGACACCAATTTCGTGCAACTGACGGACCTGTTCCCCACCGTGCTGCGATTGGCCGACCTCGACCCCGCGCGATATCCGAACCAGGGCCGGAGCCTCCTCCCCGGCGAAACGCTGCCGCAGCGGCCCGTCATCTGCGAGTATTATGAACATGCCCGGTTCCGCGCGGTGAAAACAGCCGACCGCCGCTGGCGCAACCCACGCGTGCGCCGCTTCAAGCGGCGGCTGACTTCGATCCGCTTTGAAGGCATGAAACTGATTCGCGGCAGCGACGGGCGGCAGGAGTTGTTCGACCTCGAGAACGATCCGGAAGAGACGCGCGACCTCAGCGGCATGCCGACGTTCGCCGCCGTCAAGGACGACCTCGCCTATCGCATGCAGCAGTTTCTGAAGCAATGCCGCACCGCGCAGCCACCGCCCACGGAAAAGAGCGTGCCGCTCGATGAAGAAGCGGAAGACGCGCTAAAAGCGCTGGGGTATCTGTAG